A window from Odocoileus virginianus isolate 20LAN1187 ecotype Illinois chromosome 24, Ovbor_1.2, whole genome shotgun sequence encodes these proteins:
- the GPR84 gene encoding G-protein coupled receptor 84: MWNTSDVNFSCYHESVLGYRYVAVSWGIVVAVTGTVGNVLTLLALAIEPKLRTRFNLLIANLTVADLLYCTLLQPFSVDTYLHLHWRTGATFCRVFGFLLFVSNSVSILTLCLIALGRYLLIAHPKLFPQVFSAKGIVLALVSTWVVAVASFAPLWPIYILVPVVCTCSFDRIRGQPYTTVLLGIYFVVGLSSVGVFYCLIHRQVKQAAQALDQYKLRQASIRSNHVAGADKSMPGRFQELDSGLASGGPSEGISSEPVSAATTQTLEGDSSEVRDQSNSKAAKQMAEKNPPEVAAKARKTKGAQRTQDSPSEFGKVTRMCFAVFLCFTLSYIPFLLLNILDAKVQAPRVVHMLAANLTWLNGCINPVLYAAMNRQFRQAYGSLLKRGPRSFRRFH; this comes from the coding sequence ATGTGGAACACTTCTGACGTCAACTTCTCCTGCTACCATGAGTCTGTGCTGGGCTATCGTTACGTGGCAGTTAGCTGGGGAATTGTGGTGGCCGTGACGGGCACCGTGGGCAACGTGCTCACCCTGCTGGCCTTGGCCATCGAGCCCAAGCTCCGCACCCGCTTCAACCTGCTCATCGCCAACCTCACAGTGGCTGATCTGCTCTACTGCACCCTTCTCCAGCCCTTCTCGGTGGACACCTACCTCCACCTCCACTGGCGCACCGGTGCCACCTTCTGCCGGGTCTTTGGGTTCCTCCTTTTCGTATCCAACTCTGTCTCCATCCTCACCCTCTGCCTCATTGCCCTGGGACGCTATCTCCTCATTGCCCACCCTAAGCTCTTTCCCCAAGTTTTCAGTGCCAAGGGCATAGTGCTGGCACTGGTGAGCACCTGGGTGGTGGCTGTGGCCAGCTTCGCTCCCCTCTGGCCGATCTATATCTTGGTGCCCGTAGTCTGCACCTGCAGCTTTGACCGCATCCGAGGCCAGCCCTACACCACTGTCCTCCTGGGCATCTATTTTGTGGTTGGGCTCAGCAGTGTCGGCGTCTTCTATTGCCTCATCCACCGGCAGGTGAAGCAAGCAGCACAGGCACTGGATCAGTACAAGCTGCGCCAGGCAAGTATCCGCTCCAACCATGTGGCGGGGGCAGATAAGTCCATGCCTGGTCGTTTCCAGGAGCTAGACAGTGGGCTGGCATCCGGAGGACCCAGCGAGGGGATTTCATCTGAGCCAGTCAGTGCTGCCACCACCCAGACCCTGGAAGGAGACTCATCAGAAGTCAGGGACCAGAGCAACAGTAAGGCAGCTAAGCAGATGGCAGAGAAAAACCCTCCAGAAGTGGCTGCCAAGGCCAGGAAGACTAAAGGAGCCCAGAGAACTCAGGACTCTCCATCAGAGTTTGGGAAGGTGACCCGGATGTGTTTTGCTGTGTTCCTCTGCTTCACCCTGAGCTACATCCCTTTCTTGCTACTCAACATCCTGGATGCCAAGGTCCAGGCTCCCCGAGTTGTCCACATGCTGGCTGCCAACCTCACCTGGCTTAATGGCTGCATCAACCCTGTGCTGTACGCAGCCATGAACCGCCAGTTCCGCCAAGCCTATGGCTCCCTCCTGAAACGAGGGCCCCGGAGTTTCCGTAGGTTCCATTAG